Proteins encoded within one genomic window of Eublepharis macularius isolate TG4126 chromosome 10, MPM_Emac_v1.0, whole genome shotgun sequence:
- the LOC129336859 gene encoding uncharacterized protein LOC129336859: protein MDKQNYIQEAERQLSNTTFYKILPADPTEQYKRELNKILKTLPVDIQECIHTDTPQEPRPGKFYLLPKIHKLGNTGRPIVSGRDTITVGVSGYMDSILRPYATSTPSYLRDTTDFLRKIQSIDNLPDDTILATMDVEALYTNIPHADGLQALQNIILDKTTAHLATELCHFVLTHNYFEFGDNLYLQINGTAMGTRMAPQYANIFMADLEQRFLSSHPLEPLLYLRFLDDIFIIWTHGKEALERFHQDFNNFHPTINLSLDHSTQQVHFLDTTVQLHNGRINTTLYRKPTDRYSYLHASSYHPKHTTRSIVYSQALRYNRICSNALDRDSHLKRFTTSIFGTTVPTK, encoded by the coding sequence atggacaaacagaattatatacaggaagcagaaagacaactctccaacacaacattctataaaatactacctgctgatcctacggagcaatataaaagagaactcaataaaatattgaagactcttcccgtggacatacaagaatgcatccatacggacacaccccaggaaccacggccaggaaaattctacctactacccaaaatccataaactgggtaacacaggacgccccatcgtctcaggaagagacactatcacggtaggagtctcaggatacatggactcgatcctcaggccctatgccaccagcacacccagctatttacgggacaccactgacttcctcaggaaaatacagtccattgacaacctacctgatgacaccatcctagcaaccatggatgtggaggctttatacaccaatatcccacatgcggatggactgcaagccctacagaatattatcctggacaaaaccacagcacacctcgccactgaactttgtcacttcgtactcactcacaattacttcgaatttggtgacaacttatatctacagattaatggcacagccatgggcacacgcatggcaccacaatatgctaacatattcatggcggacttggaacaacgcttcctcagctcccatccactggaaccactactatacttaagattcctggatgacatcttcatcatttggacccatgggaaggaagctcttgagagatttcatcaagacttcaataactttcaccctactatcaacctaagtctggaccactctacacaacaggtacacttcctggacaccactgtacaactacataatggacgaataaataccaccttataccggaaaccaacagaccgatactcatatctacatgcctccagctaccaccctaaacataccactcggtctattgtctacagccaagccttacgttacaaccgtatctgctccaatgctctcgaccgagactcacacttaaagagatttacaacaagcatttttgggactacagtacccaccaaatga